The stretch of DNA CTATTTAAAATATCTAGTCTTAATTCTAGCTCTATTTTTTCTATAGCTAATAATACTATCTttataaattatttaaataaaaaaaattttaaaaaCTATATCTATAAACTATATAATAATTCTATAGATTAATTAGctaaaaaataaaaaatagttattttattaattattaaaattaaattattagTTTTAATACTAATAGATAATTTTTATAGTAAAAATATCTATTTAAAGTTTTAGAATtctattttaattaaaaaatttatataaaatataataataaatagattatttaGTTatttataaataattattctatatatagattaaaattaaaatatattaatatttaaaactattaatttaaatagaAAATTAGAGctaaaatattaatattatatagaaattaattaattaaataacTATAGATAGTTTAACTAAAAATCTATTTAGTTAAAAATACTAgatttttttaaattatttaaatataattaatatatttaattaatttaattagaTTAATTCTATTTAAAACTCTAGATTAAATAGctctatttttaatttatttattttattaatttttaaagTCTAAATTAAATTTACTCTAttttaatctatttaattttttatatatagttaattttttattaatttttttacTAATTTTAAGCcaatttttatattaattttctatataatcTATCTattaatttctatatagatttaatatcTATTTGTAGATTTAAAAATAGATATTTAAATCTAGAGAGATATATtagaaatatattttttatttaaaaaatatttttaaatattctagaattattctagaatatttcttttttaaataataatcTAGAATCTTTCTAGAATATTATTTATCTagaaaaaattaaataaaaaatctTAACTAAAAAATATTAAGCAACTATATTTTAATtagaaaatattaaataaatattaaattaaaaaatattaaataaatttttaatttagTAAATCTAAGCGAGCctaatttaatataaaaaattatttaattttctattaaattaaattaatttttttaaatatattattatttaattatCTAACTATTAgatattaatttatttttttaatcttttctatttatatCTAATCTAGAGCTTTAACTATCTTAATTTTAGTTATCTATCTTTATTATTTAATCTAGGGCTTAGATTATCTAAGCTCTATCTAACTATCTAATCTAGGATTACTACTTAGTCAACCCTAGCTTTCTTATATAATTTAGTTATTcaatttatttattctatttaatctttctatttattctAGCTAGGCCTAAGACTATTCCGCTTTAGGATTAGGGCAgctaataataattaatttataattattagCGCGTAGATTATCTCTAAAAAAAGCTTTCtttagatatctatatagtgtagatttatatatattaaaaactTTAactatttttttaaaattactaaatttataattttttatagctaatatagTAAATAGAACCCTATCTTTCTActtaatatataattttaataatttagatATTTTTGGTAGTATAGTTAATATTTAAATTCTTTAAGAAAATAAGGTGTGTTGAAAACGTGTGTAGTGCGTTACCTGTTTATGTGTCGCTtgcttaccgattacgttattGAATTAACTTAGATGATCATGACTTTAAGGCAAAGAATAGCtctatgtacatacatacctaAAAAGGACAGCAAGATATTATCAGATCAGCTGTTGTATGTTATAGCAGATGCTGGACAGTTCCTGGCAGTACTGTGTAGATACCTACTAGCATCCGATGATGTATAACTAGTAACCCATTAGATGGTCTTGACCCTTCCAATCGATTGAGCCACTCCGGGTTCACGTGAAACcggaaagaaaaggcccGGGTAAGTAATCTATGTGTTGAAATCTAATTCCGCAGAGATATGGTGTTTTACTGATATCTCGTTAGATGGCCTAGGCTCCCCCCCCCCCGACTATGGAATAAGTAGACTATCAGATATCTACGTGAGCTTAAGTATCCTATGGAGTAGAGCCGCAATAGATGTGTTATAACGGTTTAGATACTAAATCTAGGTAATAACCAATGTTTTAGAGTACGTAGTCTTTTTAAGTCTGGATATGATTATGTTATCAGTTTACTCTTTCTAATAGAACCACCTGAGTAGGTAACTCACTCCTTGCCTTCACATAATAAAGGGTGGCTTGAtataggaaaaagaagccaagaaaaataGTTCTTTCTCAATAACCCTCAATACTTTTCCTCCCAACGGAATAGGTTCTACAGTCTACTGCCACCTACATATATATTAGTAGGTTTTCAGGATCAGGTGACTACAAAGGCTAGATCTCGGCTTCGGGACCACAATAAACCTGTTTGGTCATAAAAACGCTGACCACAATCTCCCATCAACGTTTATACATACGGTCCAGTGGATCTATCAAAGCCATGTCGCACGGGGAGGACAATCAAGATGACTCGAACATAATGCAAGTGGGTTTCTCCTGGGATACATATTGAATTCCTTTGATGCAAATCATGGACTTGTTCGCATACCTAAACAGATTGCATTAACAAACTAAGTTACAGGCATTTAATGATATTTTGAAGTATAGAGACCCTGCTACTCTATAGCTGTTCCATGACCCTAACCTCTTCCCAGAGGCGAGAAAACCGCTCTGGCGCTGGAGAATCACCTAAGCAGCCTAGAACACAAGATTGATGAACTGCTTAACGGCTTCGAAGGGGCACGCCAACCACAACCCACGACAGGAAAGACTAATTGCCCGGATAAAAGCGGGGTTTCGGTTACTTCTCAGGCTTTGAACAGCTCTTCTAAGTGAAATAATCCATCAGAGTCCTTTTCCACCACTCCCTTTTCAGTTATGATACCATCAATAAGTGCCCCTGGGGTTATATCGAATGCTGGATTCCAGACATTGATCCCTTCCGCTGCTATGCACACGGTTTCCATCTTGACGGCTTCAGAGGCACCACCGTCTTCGCAGGTGCCTCTGACCGTAGTAACCTCGGATGCGGGCCGCTCCTCGATAGTGATTTCATTCCCTGATTTGGTGACTAGGTCGATAGTCGTGAGCGGCGCAGCCACAAGAAATTTCACACCATGGTACTTTGCAAGCACTGCAAGACCATATGTACCAATCTTATTTGCGGTATCACCGTTAGCTGCTACCCTGTCTGCCCCTACCACAATTGCATCCACGCCTATCTCGGCTCTAGCGAGTAATGCAGCTGCCATTGAGTCTGTTATTAAGGTAGCAGGAATACGGTCGTGAACTAGCTCAAATGCTGTCAAACGGGAGCCCTGGTTGTAAGGTCTCGTTTCGGTGCAATAGGCATGCCGTAAGGTATCGGTTGAAGATAGTGCACGAATCACCCCCAAGGCTGTCCCGAACCCCGCGGTCGCGAGAGAACTGGTGATACGATCAGCAAAGTCTGATAATAGACAACGGCACACTTACCCCGTATTACAATGTGTAAGAACCGTAGCCTTAGTAAAATTCTTGGAAAGAGCATTCTCGGATATCCATTTGGCACCATATTCTCCAATCATTCTATTGTCCTCAACATCTTTCGCAAGCATTGCTTCGGCAGCTTGGATAAACGCAGTAGCAACGGCGTGGCCTGTGGACTCAGGCATCTTAACACTTTCTGCCACTATGGTCTCGAGTTTTCCTGCAGCATCACTAAGGTTGACTGCTGTAGGTCTGCTGCTCACCAGATAATGTAACTTCTCCGTTATAAAAGTCTGTGTCTCTATAGCATTCGAGGATAACTGGTTGCGAGCTATCAGAGTGGTTAGCTCTGATGCAAGTGCGAGGGCCGCTACTATAGCAATAGCAGGTGCCCCTCGCACTCGCATCTCCTTGATTGCATGCCAGCCTTCTTCGCTTGTATGTATCGTAACGTACTTCTCAACATGTGGAAGCTGCAGTTGATCAATGATAGCAAGTTTGCCACCACTATATTTGATTGCTTGCAGGGTCATTATGAGAGATATACGGAACAAATACAAGGATTTTTGGGGGGGGATGAAACAAGGCTGGAATAGAGTGCTAGGCGGAAGGAAAATGTGAAAGGCCCCGCAGCCAGCTCGCGCTTCACCTAAAGGTTGACTGACTGAcatacatacggagtagtactccgtaaaacGCTTCAGGTGGGGCAACACACCCCTCATCAATGAGTAACATAACTTAGGCTTATACGATACTAGTCGCCTATACTTTCATCTAATCTGATACATAGTTTTTTATATACACCCAAGTAACCGCACATATCGTTaatttcttccaattgcCAAGTGAATTCGAAATACGGCGTATTTGGTAAAACCTAAGCGCCATCGAAGTAGCCATACACGCGTTTAAATTAGATTCGGTGGATACCCCCAACAATCGGCAGAAACTGCTAAGCATTCAGTAATTCCACGTTCTATCCAGAGTCTAATGTAAAGTTCTAAGGCGGTAATATCATAACCAGACAACATGGTTGTTCTGTTCTCAGGTATCCAACGACAGCGAGACAATTAGTTGGGCGACTAGCGGGGTATTCTTGTTACGGAGTTAATATAAAGGTTTATATCGGGCTTTTAGGTTGTTGAAGGGGCAATCAATACAGGGGTACTAAAGTAGGGCTCCCTATGACTGGAGCTGAAAGATGATCAAATGTGGATGGGAGGCACTAGACGTGAGTATAGGAAAGACAATTGGTTACTCAggtttttctcttttcaccAGCCAGCTTGCTGTTAATGAGGTACCAGCAATCTCCCTCCTTCCCTCACCCCTAATATGCCTTGATGGGACATTTTGTAGCTTGGTTTCGCGGACATGATGAGGGGCTAACCAATGAAATCGCCTGTCGGAACCTCAGTTTGCAGAGATGTAAAGCACTACAACATGTATATACAGAATTAGAGCCATTGCCTTGCTAAAACAGGTCAATAGAACATACCATTATTTCCTCGGACAAAGGCATCTCCATAGCTTCGCCTTAACTTCCCATTCACATATTCCTCAGACTTTTCTAGAGCAATGTTCATATAACCATCTACTGATTGGAGTTCACCTAGCCTGATATTAGCAGTTGGACAAGGGTTGTATCTCTAGTGAGAATGGATGAGGTGACCTTTGTAGACAACGCCTGAGTTCAACTTCACAGTGACTGGGGCACCGATAATCTCACTCAGGAAGACTGATGGATCCTTGCCTTCTGATGCGGAACTATTCTCCATGTCTTCTCTTGCTCAGTCTATCTCCACTTCAATGCTTGGGCGGTAGCTAAGTAACACTTGCTGGTAGTTGCTATTACTTGTCTGACTGTTTTGCAAGTGCACGTGCCTTATAGGTCAAGTTCTTGGCGTTCTTTGGTGACTGAGAGTCTGAGATAATGAAATTCTGTTAGAGTTGTGAATAGTGCAATACAGTGTACTTATTCTTTAAAGATGATGAGCAAGTAGATACTAGCCCTACAAGTCCTGTATTATATTAGCTCAGGACCTGTCGTGTATTTAATAGTTATTCATAATTCTGCTGTTCCTTTCCGTCACCGCTTTGCAAGTGGATACCCGCTGGTTATGTAGGAAATAGTCAACCCTACCACCACCTGGGGTCCCAGTTCCAAAGGGTTCAGGATTTAGTAGCTAGAGGTTAGATCTACCCTAACTCTCTTAGAGCTTTACCACCTTGAGGCCTttaaaagaattaaaaatttagaattatatagaaCAGCTAAAAAAAGGTTAAAATCAATTATTAAAATCTAAAACTTGTTAAATCCTGATTCCTATATAGTTAATCTTAGTAGATAACTCTAGTTAGCTAATAGAAAGCCAGCTAATAATTATTGAATagaaattaataaatataataattaatatattaatatttttaatattatagtaatatatcttttattAATCTAGAAATCTTTAGATCTAGCactatatttaattaattattattatctatttatttattttattttatttaatttattattattttataaaaattaaaattttatttaattaaattaattatttattatattataattataataataatatataattatttaataattataattgaaagaaa from Aspergillus oryzae RIB40 DNA, 47Q_0155 encodes:
- a CDS encoding S-methyl-5-thioribose-1-phosphate isomerase (predicted translation initiation factor related to eIF-2B alpha/beta/delta subunits (CIG2/IDI2)) → MTLQAIKYSGGKLAIIDQLQLPHVEKYVTIHTSEEGWHAIKEMRVRGAPAIAIVAALALASELTTLIARNQLSSNAIETQTFITEKLHYLVSSRPTAVNLSDAAGKLETIVAESVKMPESTGHAVATAFIQAAEAMLAKDVEDNRMIGEYGAKWISENALSKNFTKATVLTHCNTGSLATAGFGTALGVIRALSSTDTLRHAYCTETRPYNQGSRLTAFELVHDRIPATLITDSMAAALLARAEIGVDAIVVGADRVAANGDTANKIGTYGLAVLAKYHGVKFLVAAPLTTIDLVTKSGNEITIEERPASEVTTVRGTCEDGGASEAVKMETVCIAAEGINVWNPAFDITPGALIDGIITEKGVVEKDSDGLFHLEELFKA